A DNA window from Mytilus edulis chromosome 14, xbMytEdul2.2, whole genome shotgun sequence contains the following coding sequences:
- the LOC139502744 gene encoding uncharacterized protein: protein MEKTSVNGTTIFHGTEITVESIQVVLSFKISNNNKSQIYTVTICNGFGNNSFEVEIELFTTEENITYGTKVAIIVIFVMLVSGVPVLVAAVFLKRKRNRNRERRIVDDIPELVEGQPAPVENIVYQDAIIFRPIPFEANGEIIEYNYETYSHEENIRPLTGQLNYSDVYFQPSTSQAVRIRGIENRTVYSEVLNSERSSNVIETRSISSSDEEDFDDTEGLGNFIDRTEDI, encoded by the exons ATGGAAAAGACAAGTGTGAATGGTACCACAATCTTTCATGGCACAGAAATAACCGTAGAATCAATTCAAGTAGTTTTgagtttcaaaatatcaaataacaaTAAGTCTCAAATTTACACTGTAACAATATGTAATGGTTTTGGCAATAACAGTTTTGAAGTAGAGATAGAACTATTCACAACAG aagagAACATTACTTATGGTACAAAGGTTGCAATTATTGTCATCTTTGTAATGTTGGTAAGCGGTGTCCCTGTTTTGGTAGCAGCAG TTTTtctgaaaaggaaaagaaacaGAAACAGAGAGAGAAG AATAGTGGACGACATACCAGAGTTGGTAGAAG GTCAGCCAGCGCCTGTAGAGAATATTGTGTACCAAGATGCGATAATATTTCGACCGATACCCTTTGAAGCTAACGGAGAAATCATTG AATATAACTATGAAACATACAGTCACGAGGAGAACATACGTCCATTG ACAGGACAGTTGAATTATTCCGACGTGTATTTCCAACCGTCTACGTCACAAGCTGTGCGGATCAGAGGTATTGAAAACAGAACAGTATATAGCGAAGTACTTAATTCAGAAAGAAGCAGTAATGTCATCGAGACACGGAGTATATCCAGTAGTGACGAAGAAGATTTTGATGACACTGAGGGTCTTGGAAATTTCATTGACAGAACTGAggatatttga